A window from Heterodontus francisci isolate sHetFra1 chromosome 4, sHetFra1.hap1, whole genome shotgun sequence encodes these proteins:
- the macir gene encoding macrophage immunometabolism regulator: MEVDLSGISRAAMPVLSAPAVEVNSLGKTEPEKPRSSSTPCSPVKRTVSSYQILHMDTNYLVGFTTGGELLKLAQRWSGSEAGAAEALPGQHTKQQDVGLARSSRIYRTKNRYYQPYEIPAANGRRRRRMPSSGERTVKSLSFEPNRCLCGPLPVCLIKGKRAQSKSLDYLNLDKMNIKEPADTEVLQYQLQHLTLRGERVFSRNKT; the protein is encoded by the coding sequence ATGGAGGTGGATCTCAGTGGTATTTCCAGGGCAGCCATGCCTGTCCTGTCTGCGCCTGCTGTAGAAGTGAACTCTCTGGGTAAAACGGAGCCAGAGAAACCTCGCAGCTCCAGCACACCATGCTCTCCAGTCAAGCGGACAGTGTCTAGCTATCAGATTCTTCACATGGACACCAACTACTTAGTTGGCTTTACTACTGGTGGGGAACTTTTAAAGTTGGCTCAAAGATGGTCAGGCAGTGAGGCGGGTGCAGCAGAAGCTTTGCCCGGCCAGCATACTAAGCAACAGGATGTTGGATTGGCTAGAAGTTCTCGAATCTACAGAACCAAGAATCGATACTATCAGCCGTATGAGATCCCAGCTGCAAATGGGAGAAGACGAAGGCGAATGCCAAGTTCAGGGGAACGAACCGTCAAGTCATTGTCCTTTGAACCCAACAGATGTCTATGTGGCCCTTTGCCAGTTTGCCTCATTAAGGGAAAGAGGGCCCAGTCAAAATCCTTGGATTACCTAAACCTAGATAAAATGAATATTAAGGAGCCAGCAGACACAGAAGTACTACAGTACCAGCTACAGCATCTCACACTTAGAGGGGAGCGTGTCTTCAGCAGAAATAAAACTTGA